The sequence TGGAGGACTTCCGAGCCTCACGGGGCCCGACTGGGTAGGCTGCTGGGTTGGGTGGCTTGCGTCCCTGCAGGTTCGCAGGCGATGACGCGTCGAATCCGTCCTTCTACGTTGACCCGGCAAACAGCGGTGGGCCACCGTGGCAGGGGTGGCGTTCCGGAGAACAGAAGCGCGGCGGGTGCGCTACCGGTGAGCGTACCGCACGCATATTGGCCCTTCTATAGAGCTGGGAACGGTCCGATTTCCGAGCTTGGCGACGCAACGGACAGCGGCTTCGGACAAAACGGAGACTGCGGCAGTTCTTTTgttcttataattttaaaaattatattagaatatttatatttatgaaaataaaatatttaatcttatttcgaTATTACCGATGAAAATATCTgagataaatataattaaatatttttattttcgtaaatataaaaattataatataacttttaaaagtataaaaatCGACATACTAAAGATAACTTATGAGTTAACTTTGCATGAAAAAGGAAACTGATAATGGTTGAGGTAACCACGACAACAGCAATAAATTAGTAATAATCATAAGGGGAAGTGGAAGAAGTTCTTTTCAGGCATTTCAACAGTCAAAAATGGTGGTCAAAGAGTGCATCTTGGACAAAGTTGACCAATAAGATCTTGACACACATCGGGAAGAATAAACTCCGGTCAAGTCACTAAAAGGAAATCTAGTGTGGTCAAGACAAATCTGCCAGAGACCAAGCTAATGGAATGCTTGACTTGAAATAAGCCAGCCATGATGAGTCCAATAAAGTTTCCTTCACTTGATAAGACAGCATAAATACAGTAAGTTTCCTTTCTTTTAAGTTCTGAGTGGTCAAACCTATCTCACATGGAATACATAATGAAGCAACCGTTGACTGTTGGAATTTGTGGAAATTACAACAACATAGATACCAAACGATCAAGCTGATGCATAAATTACAACAACGGAGATACCGATTGATCAAGCTGATGGTGTGTTGTATGGTACAGACTCTTAACTTGGCATTCATGACAGGTCATTTTCCGTCACTTAGGATACGCTTTTGGAAGTCGGTCACCATTAGGGGTAGCCCTTGTCGCAATTTAATCTTCGGCTCCCAGTTCAGCAGTTCTTTTGCCTTGGATATATCAGGTTTTCTCATGTGAGGATCATCTGCAGTATTGGGCTTGAATTCTATGGTTGCAGAAGGATCAACAACCTCTTTCACAATCTGCAAAGATGTTGGAATTCCTGTTACTACAACATGAAGATGGGTGGAACGGATTAGTGGAATTTTATGTCTTTAAGTTTTGTGATGATACCTCAGCTAGCTCCAGCATGGTGAATTCCCCTGGATTACCCAAGTTGAAAGGTCCAATGTGCTCACTCTGCATTAGTGCTATTAACCCATCAACCTAGCAAGTTCATATGTCGAGATTGTTAAAAAGAGTTTATGTTCGTAACTCTGCCAGCACGAATCTAATGCGTGAGAATAAATGATCTGAGAAAAGGATCGTTCTTCTTAGTGATATCTCAATCAAATTCTGACTTAGGAAACTGCAAGTGAGAACAGGAAGAAAGTGCGGTATGGTACAAAAAAAAAAGTGCAGAAGTTTGTAGGCCGAGCAAACATTGATAGGCAAAGACCTCCTAAATTCCCAAAGGTCAAGACTATTACCTCCTATTCATATTCTGTCATGATCTTTTTCAACCTTTATTTCTTGCCATTTTTATAATAATCAAGAAGTGTATTTTGTAGAAGCCCTAATAGAGATCTATATCAGTGCTTgattaaaataatatcaaaattttcttcccttttcctcctttTGGAATCCTTCTTATAACGAGCAAGAACAATAGAGAACACCAGCAAAAACAAAAACAACGAGAAGCCATATTTTTCATCAAACAATGACTCTTTGAAAAGATATAAGCATCTGTCAGCAAATGAAGTCATAGTAGGCTAATTTTAGAGCATGCACATTGTGGAAACTAATAAAGAAATGCCAGGCACCTACCTAAAGAAAGCATCAAGAAAGTTATTGTAAACTAATGTCGCTGGTTCTGCAGCATCTTATGTTTGAATTGGACACCTAAATATTAGGAGTGTTTATAGGGCCAGTACCTCATGATGAAGTAACTTCTACATATAGACATGCAACAACACACCGTAGGATAAGTCTAAGAATATGACTATCGTTTGCCCTATAATTGTGATAGCTGAACAGTTGTaaaaagtaaaattttacatGTACTGTAAACTCCAGCTGACCATGTCTGCTGGGCATTTGTCTTATGAACTAAGCCAGTATACATAAATGATCCTATGCTAATAATAAATTAAGTTGTTATCCATATCTACATAATCTTATGATGTTGTGGACTTGCAGTATATAGTGAACACATTTCAGGTATACAAATACCATAATAGTGCTTCGCGTGCAATCAACCCAaagtaaaattgataataatggcAAATTTAAGCCAATGGTGAAACTCTCATGTCGAcatatttaaactctgggagaaAAGGCTTGACAAGAATCTTTAAGGAGAATGATAGCCATCAAACACAACAACTATGGAGAAGAGTCCTAAGCCATTAAAAATCTCACTCTTGGTGTCACTTCCACATGGTGGGAATTCCTATTTGTTCAACTCAATATAAATGAACCCCTTCCCTGAATAAACTTAATATATTTACCATGAGAACCATAGATGGAATATATCTGGATGGTTCCTAAGTTGGAATTCTCAGATAGCAAGCTCCATGTTGATCTCAGGTTACCAGGATCTTAACAATTATCCGTGACTTCAGAAACTTAAATATCTCAAGGATGAGAAGCATTTCAAATCCGTCATTCATGCCAACCATCAAAATTTCAGGGAGAAAAGGTCAGACTAATAAAAAAATAggtttatatcaaaagagatagGGAATTAAGGCAACAATTCGTAAAACCACAAGAGGAATCACGTAGATCAAATCTACATTTGAACACAAAAAGTACTATAGCATGATTCCATACCAAGTCTGAAACAAATTGAAAACTTCGAGTTTGCTTTCCATCGCCATAAACCGTCATAGGTTCCTTACGAAGTGCCTGCAAAGTTTAATTCCTATGATCATAACATCCTTATACTCATACTTCATGgcaactgatcatgaatgtacatgaCAAAAGAAAAGATATTGCACATGAAGGAAGAGATACCTGTGCAACAAAGTTGCTGACAACCCGGCCATCATCTAGGCACATGCGAGGTCCATATGTGTTAAATATTCGTGCAATACGGACCTGAAAATGCATCCCACATATCAATTTCATAAACAAGTTTTCTACTTGGAGAAATCTGGCAACTATTGAGCTACCGAGAAAAGTATCTGCATGAGGGCAATATATGACTTTCAAATATTAAGCCAGATTGTTCCCAAGCATTTTCTCAAGGATGAGAAAGATAATAAGTGCAATAAAATAGTATGGAACCATTAAATTCTTTATCCCGGCAAAGTTTTTTCTTGGGTTGGTTCAGTCTAAAGATACACTAACGACACGGTAAATGAAATCTCTTGTTTCTTTTATGAGCCAGTATGCAGCTATCGGTGCTGACACAGTGACACTATCTTGGCAGAAGACAATCTAATGATCACAATCCTTAGCAAGGAATCCCTTGTTTTTACTTTTCAAGTCGCAAGTGTTTTCCAGGCCCAAGTCACACCAAGCCAAGCCTTGGCTGgtcaaatttttttcttcatttgcaTTTTAGCATGGCACATGCCAACAGTGCATACAGTGTTTGTTAACCCATGATTAGAAAGGGTGCATTTACCAAGTGTCTCCGTCAGGCTTGAATCTATTTGCATGTAATAAATCAAGGTGAACTAGGATCATTAGGCTCGAGTCTATGGTATCAAGTGCACTGCATCATTCAAATTTTACAATGAACAACATTGCTTTAATCACTTTCATTTGCTCatgatattttaatttatgttttcaaATTATGAACTTTTCTTCTTTCCCAAGACATATGATGCAAAATGCAGTTGGGAGAAGATTTTCTGTTGGTACAAATATCCAAAACTTTGATCAAATTAAACTATAAAAATACACAACAGCAAAAATATTATGGAATTATACACCTCATTAATGatgagaaatattatatataaagccCTAAATCAAGAAGTCTTACATGTATATGCACCCAAATGAACACAAATTTTGTTTCATGTTTAAGAAGGAAAAAGACATCTAAACTTAATGCTGATATATTGCCTGGTTAAATGATTTCAAGATCTACTTCAACTAGATCATGTTTAATTAGTGAAAAACATGTGCCAAAATTATTGGTATCATTATGCAAGTGTGTTAGCGTAAGACATCAGAAACCTAACAAACATGAAGTTGAATCACTATGGGTTCTTTAGTGGCACCACATATTTAGCCATTGTCACATTTGTGCACCACTACTTCACCATGCAACTAACAATTCAAAGGGAAAAAGATTTTATTTCGAGTGTAACTGCATAAAGTCACCTCAACTTCAGCACCACGATGGTAGTCCATGGTCAAAGTTTCTGCTGTTCTCTTTCCTTCATCATAACAACTCCTAACACCTGAGGATAAACATTAACATTAAGATGTGTTTAGGTATTCGAGGGTATATTAACATACACACATACAAACAAAATGGAAATGCTTAACACTCTTTCTGATGTGTGCAATAATAGAACGAGTGTGTCAGTAGGGTTCATAGTTTTCTTCAAAGAAGCATGAATGAGATCGAAAAGAAGTTTGCCCACCTATAGGATTGACATGGCCCCAATAGGTCTCCTTCTGTGGGTGCTCAAGTGGGTCACCATACACCTCACTGGTACTTGTCAATAGGAATCGAGCTCCAATTCTCTTTGCTAAACCCAACATGTTTAGTGTTCCCATCACATTTGTCTTGTACTCAAATGTTAAGAATTTGAATCAGTTCTATCAGAATAAAACATTATCTTTGCTGCTACATCAAGAAGCCTATCATTTGCAATACCAAAAGAATCCAATCAAACATTCAGCAATACAAAGGGATAACAAATTGCTGAGAAGTTGCATAAGATTAGCAAGATGTGTCATTCCTATCTTTGCAGTGCACAAAAACAAAAATCAACAACAAACACTTGAATTAGTAGATTATCACACAAGAACTTACAAAAGATACAGTAACAAGCTataaattcatgcacatcaactgAAAAAGAAAATTGCACTTTGAGGCTAAATCATCTATGGAAATAGTTTCTTTTCCAAAGCAATTACTACGACATAATTTAGAGCAGAAACGAATTTTTCTTCCAAATCCATCTCAGGTCAAAGGCATCAATTCCTCAAATCAAAGTATGAATCCTGAATAAAATGTACAAAATGGAAACCATCAGCAAACTCAGAAGGATATAATGGTCTTGATTGGGTTATACTTGTAGTGCACTGGCGACGCCGGGCAAGCGAGATGGTAGATCTCATCCACCTCCAACAAGATCGGCTCGACGACATCGTGGCGGATCAGCTCGAAGCTGGGGTTTCCAAAGTGATGCACCACGTTTTCCTTCCTCCCGGTGAAGAAGTTATCGATCACGATCACGTTATCCCCCCTGGAAAGCAGCTTGTCCACCAGATGGCTCCCGACGAATCCGGCGCCTCCGGTCACAACGATCCGCTTCGCCGGCTTCTTCAGCCCCACAGGCACCCTCCGCCCACCGCCACCTACGGCAACGCTGCCgccggaggaggagggggaggagaaagAGGGGTGGCGTACGCCGGGGaggaacccttcgtgcaagaagcGATCGGAGGTGTGGAGAAGGGGAAAGGAGGAGTGGTAGGGATGAAGCAGGAAGAAGGTGGAAGCGATGACGG comes from Musa acuminata AAA Group cultivar baxijiao chromosome BXJ3-3, Cavendish_Baxijiao_AAA, whole genome shotgun sequence and encodes:
- the LOC103978588 gene encoding UDP-glucuronic acid decarboxylase 1-like isoform X2 produces the protein MKQLHKQTSHQIPTHAAKPAKPPSRSAASASAPTSFLRAAAWYLLREQRLVFVIAGAVIASTFFLLHPYHSSFPLLHTSDRFLHEGFLPGVRHPSFSSPSSSGGSVAVGGGGRRVPVGLKKPAKRIVVTGGAGFVGSHLVDKLLSRGDNVIVIDNFFTGRKENVVHHFGNPSFELIRHDVVEPILLEVDEIYHLACPASPVHYKYNPIKTIISNVMGTLNMLGLAKRIGARFLLTSTSEVYGDPLEHPQKETYWGHVNPIGVRSCYDEGKRTAETLTMDYHRGAEVEVRIARIFNTYGPRMCLDDGRVVSNFVAQALRKEPMTVYGDGKQTRSFQFVSDLVDGLIALMQSEHIGPFNLGNPGEFTMLELAEIVKEVVDPSATIEFKPNTADDPHMRKPDISKAKELLNWEPKIKLRQGLPLMVTDFQKRILSDGK
- the LOC103978588 gene encoding UDP-glucuronic acid decarboxylase 1-like isoform X1, which gives rise to MKQLHKQTSHQIPTHAAKPAKPPSRSAASASAPTSFLRAAAWYLLREQRLVFVIAGAVIASTFFLLHPYHSSFPLLHTSDRFLHEGFLPGVRHPSFSSPSSSGGSVAVGGGGRRVPVGLKKPAKRIVVTGGAGFVGSHLVDKLLSRGDNVIVIDNFFTGRKENVVHHFGNPSFELIRHDVVEPILLEVDEIYHLACPASPVHYKYNPIKTIKTNVMGTLNMLGLAKRIGARFLLTSTSEVYGDPLEHPQKETYWGHVNPIGVRSCYDEGKRTAETLTMDYHRGAEVEVRIARIFNTYGPRMCLDDGRVVSNFVAQALRKEPMTVYGDGKQTRSFQFVSDLVDGLIALMQSEHIGPFNLGNPGEFTMLELAEIVKEVVDPSATIEFKPNTADDPHMRKPDISKAKELLNWEPKIKLRQGLPLMVTDFQKRILSDGK